The following are from one region of the Arachis duranensis cultivar V14167 chromosome 10, aradu.V14167.gnm2.J7QH, whole genome shotgun sequence genome:
- the LOC107472008 gene encoding probable inactive leucine-rich repeat receptor-like protein kinase At3g03770 codes for MAKTLHPSMLLILVTITISILDSEQQRIQSTQSKALLTIQQLLNFPAVLSSWNSSTDFCSSDSKTSLTVVCYEGTITQLNIVGEAKASPLPKTFSVDSFVKALVKFPTLKVLTLVSLGIWGPLPAKIARLSSLEILNLSSNFLCGAIPPELASLSHLQTLILDDNMFASRLPDWLDSFPALTVLSLKTNSFNGSLPDSLGQLENLRVLSLSHNRFYGEVPDLSRLVNLEVLELDENAFGPDFPKLGNKLVTLVLRNNKFRSNIPDELSSYYQLERFDISSNSFVGPFQLQLLSLPSITYLNISGNRLTGMLYDNVSCNSQLQAVDLSSNLLAGSLPKCLESNSNGRSVRYAGNCLEETDQGQHESSFCHTEAIAVGILLPERKRHRRVSKAVLSSVIVGGIFGLVAVFSLILFIVRRGNSKSKVKKNPPTKLISENAASGYTTKLQSDARYVSQTMKFGSVGLPPYRAYSLEEIVVATNNFDSARFMGEGSQGQMYRGQLRDGSLVAIRCVKMRKCFSTQDFMHYIELISKYRHLHLVSALGHCFECYLDDSSVSRIFLVFEYVPNGTLKSWISDGHYRKSLSWTQRIAASIGVAKGIEFLHTGLVPAVFSNNIKITDVLLDQNFVAKISSYNLPLLSNIVKSGSGNLSIGFRSPSFKQSLRHEDKSDIYDFGVILLELILGRTIKPRNVDTLKDLLQASITSNDEARMSIIDPAIRKACLDQSLKTMMEVCVRCLAKDPSERPSIEDVLWNLQFAAQVQDAWRVDSQSQSSDGSSISPLASPPMNFH; via the exons ATGGCAAAAACACTTCATCCTTCAATGCTTCTCATTCTGGTAACAATTACAATCTCAATTCTCGATTCGGAGCAACAAAGAATTCAATCAACGCAATCTAAGGCGCTTCTAACAATCCAACAGCTATTAAACTTCCCTGCTGTTTTAAGCAGCTGGAACAGCAGCACAGACTTCTGCAGCTCAGATTCAAAAACTTCTCTAACTGTTGTGTGCTATGAAGGCACCATAACTCAGCTTAACATCGTAGGCGAAGCGAAAGCTTCGCCTCTTCCGAAAACTTTCTCAGTTGATTCCTTTGTCAAAGCACTGGTAAAGTTTCCTACATTGAAAGTACTCACACTGGTTTCTCTTGGCATTTGGGGTCCCTTGCCTGCTAAGATAGCTCGTTTGTCGTCGCTCGAGATACTTAATCTGAGTTCAAATTTTCTGTGTGGCGCCATCCCTCCCGAGCTTGCTTCGCTTTCTCATCTACAAACACTAATTCTTGATGACAACATGTTTGCCAGCCGTCTTCCAGACTGGCTGGATTCCTTCCCGGCCTTAACCGTGCTGAGTTTAAAGACTAATTCATTCAACGGTTCGCTTCCTGATTCGCTCGGTCAGTTAGAGAATCTGCGCGTTCTTTCGCTTTCTCATAACAGGTTTTATGGAGAAGTACCTGATTTAAGCCGGTTGGTGAATCTAGAAGTGCTGGAATTGGATGAGAATGCTTTTGGACCTGACTTTCCGAAACTTGGAAACAAGTTGGTTACTTTAGTGCTAAGAAACAACAAGTTTAGATCTAATATCCCTGATGAATTAAGCTCATACTATCAGCTCGAACGATTCGATATCTCTTCGAATTCTTTCGTTGGGCCCTTCCAGCTGCAACTGTTATCACTTCCATCTATTACTTATCTAAACATTTCTGGAAACAGATTAACAGGAATGCTTTATGATAATGTTTCTTGCAACTCTCAACTACAAGCAGTGGATTTATCCTCAAATCTTTTGGCTGGAAGCTTACCAAAATGTTTGGAGTCGAATTCGAATGGAAGGAGTGTCCGGTATGCTGGGAATTGTCTCGAGGAGACAGATCAAGGTCAACACGAATCGTCGTTTTGCCACACTGAAGCCATAGCAGTGGGAATATTGTTACCTGAAAGGAAAAGGCACAGAAGAGTGTCTAAGGCAGTTCTTTCAAGTGTGATAGTTGGTGGAATTTTTGGACTTGTAGCtgttttttcattgattttgtttattgttagAAGAGGAAATTCCAAAAGCAAAGTGAAGAAGAATCCTCCAACAAAATTGATATCAGAAAATGCAGCTTCTGGATACACCACTAAGCTACAATCTGATGCAA GGTATGTATCTCAAACAATGAAGTTTGGATCTGTTGGTCTGCCACCTTATCGAGCTTACTCACTGGAAGAGATTGTGGTAGCTACAAACAATTTTGACTCAGCTCGTTTCATGGGTGAAGGTTCTCAAGGACAG ATGTACAGAGGTCAACTTAGGGATGGTTCACTTGTTGCCATaagatgtgtgaaaatgagaaAATGCTTCAGCACTCAAGACTTTATGCACTACATAGAGCTGATATCCAAGTATAGGCATCTCCACTTAGTCAGTGCCCTTGGACACTGCTTTGAATGCTATTTAGATGATTCAAGTGTCAGCAGAATATTCCTTGTCTTTGAATATGTACCCAATGGCACACTCAAGAGCTGGATCTCAG ATGGACATTATAGAAAATCACTGAGCTGGACACAACGGATAGCAGCTTCAATTGGAGTAGCAAAGGGAATTGAATTTTTGCATACAGGGCTTGTCCCTGCTGTATTCTCAAACAATATCAAGATAACTGATGTTTTATTGGATCAGAATTTTGTTGCAAAAATCAGCAGTTACAACCTACCTTTGTTATCTAATATTGTAAAG AGTGGAAGTGGAAATCTTTCCATTGGATTCAGAAGTCCAAGCTTTAAACAAAG TTTAAGACATGAAGATAAGTCAGATATTTATGACTTTGGAGTAATACTACTTGAACTCATTCTTGGAAGGACAATAAAACCAAGGAATGTAGACACCTTAAAGGACCTG TTGCAAGCAAGCATAACATCAAACGATGAAGCTCGAATGAGCATCATAGATCCGGCGATTCGCAAGGCGTGCTTGGATCAATCACTGAAGACAATGATGGAGGTGTGCGTGAGGTGCCTGGCTAAAGATCCATCAGAGAGACCCTCAATAGAGGATGTTCTATGGAACTTGCAGTTTGCTGCTCAAGTCCAAGATGCATGGAGAGTTGACTCTCAAAGTCAAAGCAGTGATGGCTCTTCCATATCACCTTTGGCGTCGCCACCAATGAACTTCCATTAG
- the LOC107471614 gene encoding uncharacterized protein LOC107471614, with protein sequence MMSTIRCPCPHAPTTIITPFTSLTNSFQSHSHSLTPMEGITVSVYKSFKDFQKRRRYRKLHGSGRRSKSEQLGSRRRARFWGWRVKVAPKIRIRRVPSPKKMLLWLRDAYVRMMLGFANSRVMTMNASATGFGGPYSVALGALGPAHPKEYDEKVIVQIYKSLVAAGNSASVCNLGV encoded by the coding sequence ATGATGTCTACTATACGGTGTCCCTGTCCACATGCACCTACCACCATTATTACTCCCTTCACTTCCTTAACTAATTCATTTCAATCTCATTCTCATTCTCTAACTCCAATGGAAGGCATAACAGTGAGCGTCTACAAGAGCTTCAAGGATTTCCAAAAGAGGAGACGCTACCGCAAGCTCCATGGGTCGGGTCGCAGATCAAAGTCTGAGCAACTCGGGTCACGGCGTCGGGCCCGATTCTGGGGATGGCGGGTCAAGGTTGCGCCCAAGATCCGAATCCGAAGAGTCCCTTCGCCAAAGAAGATGTTGCTGTGGCTGAGGGATGCTTATGTCAGGATGATGCTCGGCTTCGCCAACTCCCGTGTCATGACCATGAATGCCTCCGCGACGGGCTTCGGTGGGCCGTACTCTGTAGCTCTTGGTGCGCTTGGGCCGGCCCATCCCAAAGAGTACGACGAGAAGGTGATAGTTCAGATCTACAAGTCACTAGTCGCTGCTGGAAACTCCGCCAGTGTATGCAATCTTGGCGTCTAG